In the Aromatoleum bremense genome, one interval contains:
- the yegQ gene encoding tRNA 5-hydroxyuridine modification protein YegQ: MTASPPLRPSPELLAPAGSLQMMRTAFAFGADAVYAGQPRYSLRVRNNSFGKIEALAQGIDEAHAAGKAFYLVNNIYPHNTKVRSFLADLEPVVALGPDALIMADPGLMMMVRERWPDVAIHLSVQANTTNYAAVRFWASIGVKRIILSRELSLDEVAEIRDACPEVELELFVHGALCVAYSGRCLLSGYFNHRDPNQGSCTNSCRWDYKVHDAAEDDSGDVHRVPQAAGLGGGPRHAASERVWLIEEGTRPGELMPVEEDEHGTYILNSKDLRAVEHVARLVAIGVDSLKIEGRTKSPYYVARASQAYRRAIDDAVAGRPFDLRLLGELEGLANRGYTDGFYERHHTPDHQNYLRGHSESGRSLLVGEVLGFDTARGLAEVEVKNAFGVGDRIEFVHPGGNDTVRLERLEDAAGAPVGRVPGAGRRVWLPLPAAVRGAAPCFIARFL, translated from the coding sequence ATGACCGCCAGCCCCCCGTTACGCCCGTCCCCCGAACTCCTTGCTCCCGCCGGTTCGCTGCAGATGATGCGCACCGCTTTCGCGTTCGGCGCGGATGCCGTGTACGCCGGCCAGCCGCGCTATTCGCTGCGCGTACGCAACAACAGCTTCGGCAAGATCGAGGCGCTCGCGCAGGGCATCGACGAGGCGCACGCCGCGGGCAAGGCCTTCTACCTCGTCAACAACATCTACCCGCACAACACCAAGGTCCGCAGCTTTCTCGCCGACCTCGAACCGGTCGTCGCGCTCGGTCCCGACGCGCTGATCATGGCCGACCCCGGCCTGATGATGATGGTGCGCGAGCGCTGGCCGGACGTCGCCATCCACCTGTCGGTGCAGGCGAACACGACGAACTACGCGGCGGTGCGCTTCTGGGCCTCGATCGGCGTCAAGCGGATCATCCTGTCGCGCGAACTGTCGCTCGACGAAGTGGCCGAGATCCGCGACGCCTGCCCGGAGGTCGAGCTCGAGCTGTTCGTGCATGGCGCGCTGTGCGTCGCCTACTCGGGCCGCTGCCTGCTGTCAGGCTACTTCAACCACCGCGACCCGAACCAGGGCAGCTGCACGAACTCCTGCCGCTGGGACTACAAAGTCCACGACGCGGCCGAGGACGACAGCGGCGACGTGCACCGCGTGCCGCAGGCCGCGGGACTCGGCGGCGGCCCGCGGCACGCGGCGAGCGAGCGCGTGTGGCTGATCGAGGAAGGCACGCGGCCCGGCGAGCTGATGCCGGTCGAGGAGGACGAGCACGGCACCTACATCCTGAACTCGAAGGACTTGCGCGCGGTCGAGCACGTCGCGCGGCTCGTCGCAATCGGCGTCGATTCGCTGAAGATCGAGGGCCGCACGAAAAGCCCGTACTACGTCGCGCGCGCGAGCCAGGCGTACCGCCGCGCGATCGACGACGCCGTCGCCGGCCGGCCGTTCGACCTGCGCCTGCTCGGCGAACTCGAAGGACTGGCGAACCGTGGCTACACCGACGGGTTCTACGAGCGCCATCACACGCCCGACCACCAGAACTACCTGCGCGGCCACTCCGAATCCGGGCGCAGCCTGCTGGTCGGCGAAGTGCTCGGCTTCGATACGGCGCGCGGCCTCGCCGAAGTCGAGGTGAAAAACGCTTTCGGCGTCGGCGACCGGATCGAGTTCGTGCATCCGGGCGGCAACGACACGGTGCGCCTCGAACGTCTCGAGGATGCTGCCGGCGCACCTGTCGGGCGCGTCCCCGGCGCCGGGCGGCGCGTATGGCTGCCGCTGCCGGCTGCTGTCCGCGGCGCGGCACCGTGCTTCATCGCCCGTTTTTTGTAG
- a CDS encoding DUF3592 domain-containing protein: MSPIRQLPPSPLAAFRTVALGIGLPLFGVGLLMAGLLGVVSYGVLPSVESLRSRDWQPVEASIESVSLHGPPSSLHPPLDSVHIRYRYRVGDTDHDGVHYDPHDGQYAHDSSQSIVADLQASPRITVWVNPADPGDAMVFRELRWAVFLFTFPALALALVGALMLFAGMLAWSQAKPGWRPGKPDQP; encoded by the coding sequence ATGTCGCCGATCCGCCAGCTGCCGCCCTCCCCGCTTGCCGCCTTTCGCACGGTGGCCCTGGGCATCGGGCTGCCCCTGTTCGGCGTCGGATTGCTGATGGCGGGGCTGCTCGGGGTCGTGTCATATGGCGTCCTGCCCTCGGTAGAGTCGCTGCGCAGTCGCGACTGGCAGCCGGTCGAGGCATCGATCGAATCGGTGAGCCTGCATGGGCCGCCGTCGAGTCTGCATCCGCCGCTCGATTCGGTGCACATCCGCTATCGCTACCGCGTCGGGGACACCGACCATGACGGCGTCCACTACGACCCGCACGACGGGCAGTACGCGCACGACTCGAGCCAGTCGATCGTCGCCGATCTGCAGGCTTCGCCGAGAATCACGGTGTGGGTGAATCCCGCCGATCCGGGCGATGCGATGGTGTTCCGGGAACTGCGGTGGGCGGTGTTCCTCTTCACGTTCCCGGCGCTCGCACTCGCGCTGGTGGGCGCGCTGATGCTTTTTGCCGGCATGCTCGCGTGGAGCCAGGCGAAGCCCGGCTGGCGGCCGGGCAAGCCCGACCAGCCTTAG